One stretch of Bacillota bacterium DNA includes these proteins:
- a CDS encoding DUF503 domain-containing protein, producing the protein MIGSAVISVRIIGAQSLKEKRGILLSIMRRTRNKFNAAVAEVGSQDLWQRSDIGVAVVSSTVKHAEQQLQQVIKFIEADPLLEVMTLEIDVF; encoded by the coding sequence ATTATTGGATCTGCTGTGATCAGTGTGAGAATTATCGGTGCGCAGTCTCTTAAAGAAAAGCGGGGTATTCTCCTCAGCATCATGCGGCGAACAAGAAATAAGTTTAACGCAGCTGTTGCCGAAGTTGGCAGTCAGGACTTATGGCAGCGTTCCGATATTGGGGTTGCTGTTGTCAGCAGTACTGTTAAGCACGCCGAGCAGCAGCTCCAACAGGTTATTAAGTTTATTGAAGCAGATCCACTCTTAGAAGTAATGACTTTAGAAATAGATGTGTTTTGA
- the mnmA gene encoding tRNA 2-thiouridine(34) synthase MnmA, with the protein MMEPKRTRVVIGMSGGVDSSVAALVLKQQGYDVIGVFMKNWDDTDEQGNCTADLDYQDVRRVCDQIGIPYYTVNFEQEYWDRVFSYFLDEYARGRTPNPDVMCNKEIKFKAFLAKALELEADYLATGHYAQIGQAVDSEGNMQYELLRGTDRNKDQSYFLYTLGQHQLEKTLFPIGHLTKQEVRQIAKSHNLVTASKKDSTGICFIGEKDFKAFLQNYLPAQPGSMVDIDTGKVMGKHDGLMYYTLGQRKGLGIGGQGDPWFVVDKDLEKNILYVGQGHDHQALYSQGLIAVEPSWVAGRPPQAEFSCTAKFRYRQTDQAVKVFVEDNQCRVLFREPQRAITPGQAVVFYQGEVCLGGATIDQVIK; encoded by the coding sequence ATGATGGAGCCAAAGCGCACCCGTGTTGTGATCGGCATGTCAGGCGGTGTTGATTCGTCTGTAGCCGCTTTGGTGCTGAAACAGCAGGGTTATGATGTGATTGGAGTTTTTATGAAAAACTGGGATGATACGGATGAGCAGGGTAACTGCACTGCAGATCTCGATTACCAGGATGTAAGGCGGGTCTGCGATCAAATCGGCATCCCTTACTATACAGTGAATTTTGAACAGGAATATTGGGATCGAGTGTTCAGTTACTTTCTTGATGAATATGCCCGCGGACGCACCCCAAATCCTGATGTGATGTGCAACAAGGAAATCAAGTTTAAAGCTTTTTTAGCTAAAGCCTTAGAGCTTGAAGCGGATTATTTAGCAACGGGACACTATGCCCAGATCGGCCAGGCCGTTGATTCAGAAGGAAATATGCAGTACGAGCTGCTGCGCGGGACAGACCGCAATAAGGATCAATCCTATTTTCTTTATACCCTAGGACAGCACCAGCTGGAGAAAACACTGTTTCCAATCGGCCATTTAACCAAGCAGGAAGTTCGCCAGATTGCAAAGTCCCATAATTTGGTGACTGCATCTAAAAAAGACAGCACCGGGATTTGTTTTATTGGCGAAAAAGATTTTAAAGCCTTTCTCCAGAATTACCTTCCAGCTCAGCCCGGCAGTATGGTGGATATTGATACCGGCAAGGTGATGGGTAAACACGATGGCCTAATGTACTACACCTTAGGTCAGCGAAAAGGTCTAGGAATTGGCGGTCAAGGTGATCCGTGGTTCGTGGTTGATAAAGATTTGGAGAAGAATATTCTCTATGTTGGTCAGGGTCATGATCATCAGGCACTTTATTCCCAGGGCTTGATTGCTGTAGAACCGAGCTGGGTGGCAGGCAGACCGCCGCAGGCAGAATTTTCCTGCACAGCAAAATTCCGCTACCGTCAGACCGACCAAGCGGTAAAGGTGTTTGTTGAAGATAACCAGTGCAGAGTGCTGTTTAGGGAGCCTCAGCGGGCAATTACGCCCGGACAGGCGGTCGTGTTTTATCAAGGTGAAGTATGCCTGGGAGGAGCCACTATCGATCAGGTGATAAAGTAG
- a CDS encoding glucose-6-phosphate dehydrogenase, whose protein sequence is MTCGFAALCFACLRKWNKSIGAIWIGVSRVPKHPIVNQEPCILVIFGATGDLTKRKLYPALYNLYRDRALPEHFAVVAIGRRRKTDEEVRADIIQSIKEFSRTGLTGQEEDLGFLNCFHYFQLDFNESERYADLKAKLDELDKSCGTKGNRVFFLAVAPEHFGAITLQLRTHGMAPNQDSWQRLVIEKPFGWDLDSAQELNRVIRSTFAEKLIYRIDHYLGKEMVQNLMILRFANTLFEPLWNNKYIDHVQITFAETVGVEGRGPYYEQSGALRDMVQNHMLQLLTLIAMEPPVDLDTESIRDEKVKVLRSLRVDLADVVRGQYGPGVVNGQQVLAYNQEDRVDPNTNVETFVALKAYVENFRWAGVPFYMRTGKRMPTKYSEIVISFKKLPGVLYFKDEKLDPNLLLIRVQPDAGIFFKFNAKKPGTEQTIVPVSMDFSHASLEGFNSPEAYERLLYDVMRGESTLFTRWDEVEYSWYFVDQIAQYWQEENVKVITYPAGSFGPSQADFLIRADGREWHGY, encoded by the coding sequence ATGACTTGCGGTTTCGCCGCTCTCTGCTTCGCCTGCTTAAGGAAATGGAATAAGAGTATAGGAGCAATATGGATAGGAGTGAGTAGAGTGCCAAAACATCCAATCGTAAATCAGGAGCCATGTATTCTGGTTATTTTTGGCGCCACAGGTGACTTAACTAAGCGCAAACTGTATCCTGCTTTATATAATCTTTACCGCGACCGCGCGCTGCCTGAGCATTTTGCAGTCGTGGCGATTGGCAGAAGAAGGAAAACAGATGAGGAAGTGCGGGCAGATATTATTCAATCAATCAAAGAATTTTCCCGCACAGGCCTTACAGGCCAAGAAGAGGACTTAGGATTCCTCAACTGCTTTCATTATTTCCAACTCGATTTTAATGAATCGGAGCGCTACGCTGATCTAAAGGCTAAGCTGGATGAACTCGATAAGAGCTGTGGAACCAAGGGCAACCGTGTGTTCTTTTTGGCTGTAGCACCAGAGCATTTTGGAGCGATTACACTGCAGCTGCGGACCCATGGCATGGCACCCAACCAGGATTCATGGCAGCGGTTGGTAATTGAGAAACCTTTCGGTTGGGATTTAGATTCTGCCCAGGAATTAAACCGAGTGATCCGCAGTACTTTTGCTGAGAAGCTGATCTACCGCATCGATCATTATCTGGGGAAAGAAATGGTGCAGAATCTGATGATTCTCCGGTTTGCTAACACCTTGTTTGAACCGCTGTGGAACAATAAATACATTGACCATGTCCAGATTACCTTCGCTGAGACTGTGGGAGTTGAGGGACGGGGACCATATTATGAACAGTCGGGAGCGCTGCGGGACATGGTGCAGAACCACATGCTGCAGCTGCTGACTCTCATTGCCATGGAACCTCCGGTTGATTTAGATACTGAGTCGATCAGGGACGAAAAAGTAAAGGTTCTCCGCTCACTGCGGGTTGATTTAGCAGATGTAGTGCGGGGGCAGTACGGTCCTGGAGTGGTGAATGGGCAGCAGGTTTTAGCCTACAACCAGGAGGACAGGGTGGATCCCAATACCAATGTAGAAACATTCGTTGCCCTTAAGGCCTATGTAGAAAATTTCCGCTGGGCTGGTGTGCCATTTTATATGCGGACAGGCAAGCGGATGCCCACTAAATACTCAGAAATAGTAATCAGCTTTAAGAAACTTCCCGGAGTCCTCTACTTTAAAGATGAAAAACTTGATCCAAATCTGCTCTTGATCCGAGTTCAGCCTGATGCCGGCATTTTCTTTAAGTTTAATGCCAAGAAGCCTGGAACCGAGCAAACGATTGTGCCTGTGTCGATGGACTTCAGTCACGCTTCCCTGGAAGGCTTTAACTCGCCGGAGGCTTATGAAAGGCTCCTATATGATGTGATGCGGGGTGAATCTACATTGTTTACCCGCTGGGATGAGGTGGAGTACTCGTGGTATTTTGTAGATCAAATTGCCCAGTATTGGCAGGAAGAAAACGTGAAGGTGATTACCTATCCTGCAGGAAGTTTTGGTCCATCTCAGGCTGATTTTCTAATTAGGGCTGATGGCAGGGAATGGCATGGGTATTAA
- a CDS encoding DUF188 domain-containing protein, with product MRGKVLVDADACPRSCMRILSEYQQVYGYRLITVASFNHNIENAEHIVVGSEKDAADLAVINRAQRGDLVVTQDWGLAALVLAKGAKALAPSGRIYTDDKIDFLLEERAIKAKIRRGGGRTRGASARRSDDDLRFRRSLLRLLKEME from the coding sequence ATGCGAGGAAAAGTGCTGGTAGATGCTGATGCCTGCCCCCGCAGCTGCATGAGAATTCTCAGCGAATACCAGCAGGTATACGGATATCGATTGATTACTGTTGCTTCTTTTAATCATAACATCGAAAATGCAGAACATATTGTTGTTGGCAGTGAAAAAGATGCAGCGGATTTGGCTGTGATCAATCGCGCTCAGCGCGGCGACCTTGTCGTAACCCAGGATTGGGGTTTAGCAGCTTTGGTTTTGGCCAAAGGTGCAAAGGCTTTGGCACCATCCGGAAGAATATATACAGATGATAAAATTGACTTCCTGTTGGAAGAAAGAGCTATCAAAGCAAAGATTCGCCGCGGAGGAGGGCGGACTAGGGGTGCCTCTGCCCGCCGAAGTGATGATGACTTGCGGTTTCGCCGCTCTCTGCTTCGCCTGCTTAAGGAAATGGAATAA
- a CDS encoding LacI family transcriptional regulator translates to MKPTMQDVADLAQVSRATVSRVLADSANVSQDKRAIVLAAVQKLGYKPHKKFRNQHRLFICISPTQKTDPFSHDIIKGIKTGIHTFRAKHDIEFLGEEQASADQRLPASILDPLGQADGLVILGNLPLTEQQLLLHDRKIPAVIIHGVGSSEVFSYIGIDERRAMLEIVSELAQLGHKRIGYIHGPEDCLDHQERLRAFKLGLLSSRLPVDSSLVVFSSDWDQESGYKAASALLTTAAPSAIITANDQLALGVYRAAEELGWKIPEELSVVGFGDLACAQHAQPPLSTISVPLESIGKWAVALVCANIADSDFSPVRLTVPASYRRRNSVAGVNYTP, encoded by the coding sequence GTGAAACCAACTATGCAGGACGTGGCCGACTTAGCTCAAGTCTCTCGTGCTACCGTATCGCGAGTGCTTGCTGATAGCGCTAATGTAAGCCAGGACAAGCGAGCCATTGTTTTAGCCGCCGTGCAGAAGTTAGGTTACAAACCCCACAAAAAATTCCGCAATCAACACCGGCTGTTTATTTGTATTTCTCCAACGCAAAAGACGGATCCATTTTCTCATGATATAATAAAAGGGATTAAAACAGGAATCCACACTTTTAGAGCAAAACATGACATAGAATTTTTAGGAGAAGAGCAGGCAAGCGCAGACCAGCGGCTGCCGGCATCAATCCTTGATCCATTGGGACAAGCCGATGGTTTAGTCATCCTTGGGAATTTGCCGCTCACTGAACAGCAGCTCCTCCTCCATGACCGTAAGATTCCGGCAGTGATCATTCATGGAGTAGGCAGTTCTGAGGTTTTTTCTTATATCGGGATCGACGAACGCAGAGCCATGCTGGAGATTGTCAGTGAACTGGCTCAGCTTGGCCATAAGCGGATTGGCTATATTCACGGTCCGGAGGATTGTTTAGACCATCAGGAGCGCCTGCGGGCTTTCAAGTTGGGACTGCTGAGTTCACGGCTGCCTGTGGACTCAAGCTTGGTTGTGTTCAGCTCAGATTGGGATCAGGAAAGCGGATATAAAGCAGCTTCGGCTCTATTGACAACAGCTGCCCCTTCCGCTATTATTACAGCTAATGATCAGCTTGCCTTAGGTGTCTATCGGGCAGCGGAAGAATTAGGCTGGAAGATTCCGGAGGAATTGTCTGTAGTTGGGTTTGGCGATTTGGCATGTGCCCAGCACGCGCAGCCACCATTAAGCACAATCTCCGTACCCTTAGAGTCGATTGGTAAATGGGCAGTGGCACTGGTCTGTGCTAATATTGCGGATTCAGATTTCTCCCCGGTGCGGCTGACAGTTCCTGCCTCATACCGCAGAAGAAATTCGGTCGCTGGGGTAAACTATACACCGTGA